A single window of Salvia splendens isolate huo1 chromosome 6, SspV2, whole genome shotgun sequence DNA harbors:
- the LOC121807320 gene encoding dihydrolipoyl dehydrogenase 1, mitochondrial-like: MAMVVTLARRRAAALLSPSSKQLYSGAWILSRGFATGSDENDVVIIGGGPGGYVAAIKAAQLGLKTTCIEKRGTLGGTCLNVGCIPSKALLHSSHMYHEAKNSFAHHGIKVSSVEVDVPAMLAQKDKAVGNLTKGIEGLFKKNKVNYVKGYGKFLSPSEVSVDTIDGGNTTVKGKHIIVATGSDVKSLPGITIDEERIVSSTGALSLKEVPKRLIVIGAGYIGLEMGSVWGRLGSEVIVVEFAGDIVPSMDGEVRKQFQRSLEKQKMKFMLKTKVVSVDTTGSGVKLTLEPAAGGEQTTLEADVVLVSAGRTPFTTGLQLEKIGVETDKMGRILVNERFASNVPGVYAIGDVIPGPMLAHKAEEDGVACVEYIAGKEGHVDYELVPGVVYTHPEVASVGKTEEQVKTIGVEYRVGKFPLLANSRAKAIDDAEGLVKIIAEKESDKILGVHIMAPNAGELIHEAALALAYGASSEDIARTCHAHPTMSEALKEAAMATFDKPIHI; the protein is encoded by the exons ATGGCGATGGTTGTAACTCTGGCGAGGCGAAGGGCGGCGGCGCTGTTATCTCCATCGTCAAAGCAGCTTTACAGCGGAGCGTGGATTCTCAGCAGGGGATTCGCCACCGGATCTGATGAAAACGACGTGGTCATTATTGGCGGCGGCCCTGGAGGTTACGTCGCCGCTATCAAGGCGGCCCAGCTAGGCCTCAAGACCACATGTATCGAAAAGCGGGGCACCCTCGGAGGTACCTGCCTCAACGTCGGCTGCATCCCTTCTAAG GCATTGCTTCATTCCTCCCACATGTATCATGAAGCAAAGAATTCATTTGCCCATCATGGTATTAAGGTTTCTTCAGTCGAGGTGGATGTACCAGCAATGCTGGCCCAAAAAGATAAAGCAGTGGGTAACTTGACTAAAGGTATCGAGGGTCTCTTTAAGAAGAACAAAGTGAACTACGTGAAGGGGTATGGAAAGTTCCTCTCCCCGTCTGAAGTTTCTGTTGATACTATTGATGGTGGCAACACAACTGTGAAAGGAAAGCATATTATAGTAGCAACTGGTTCTGATGTGAAAAGTCTCCCAGGGATAACCATTGATGAAGAGAGGATCGTATCATCAACTGGAGCTTTATCCTTGAAGGAGGTTCCTAAGAGACTTATAGTGATAGGGGCTGGTTATATTGGTCTTGAAATGGGATCTGTTTGGGGCCGCCTTGGGTCAGAGGTAATTGTAGTTGAATTTGCAGGCGACATTGTTCCAAGCATGGACGGTGAAGTGCGGAAACAATTTCAACGATCCCTTGAGAagcagaaaatgaaattcatgCTCAAAACCAAGGTCGTGTCTGTTGACACCACAGGAAGTGGTGTGAAGTTGACCCTTGAACCAGCAGCTGGTGGCGAGCAGACCACACTCGAGGCTGATGTTGTTCTGGTTTCTGCTGGAAGAACACCTTTCACTACTGGACTCCAGTTGGAGAAGATAGGGGTTGAAACTGACAAGATGGGTCGCATCTTGGTGAACGAGCGGTTTGCCAGTAACGTTCCAGGAGTATATGCAATTGGTGATGTAATTCCCGGGCCTATGTTGGCTCACAAAGCTGAAGAAGACGGTGTTGCATGTGTAGAGTACATTGCTGGTAAGGAGGGTCACGTGGACTACGAGTTGGTCCCAGGAGTTGTGTACACACACCCTGAGGTGGCATCAGTGGGGAAAACTGAGGAGCAGGTGAAGACCATCGGAGTTGAATATCGCGTGGGGAAGTTTCCTTTGTTGGCAAACAGCAGAGCCAAGGCAATTGATGACGCAGAGGGACTGGTGAAAATAATTGCTGAGAAGGAGAGTGACAAGATCTTGGGAGTCCACATAATGGCGCCGAATGCTGGGGAGCTAATTCATGAAGCTGCTTTGGCTTTGGCGTATGGAGCATCAAGCGAAGACATTGCCCGGACGTGCCATGCTCATCCAACAATGAGCGAAGCATTGAAGGAGGCCGCCATGGCCACTTTCGACAAACCCATTCACATTTAG
- the LOC121809541 gene encoding U-box domain-containing protein 45-like: protein MDVSEIEENLISIGEPKLHGEMCKSLCIVYVKVLSIFPDLEAARPRSTSGIQALCALHIALEKTKNILQHCAECSKLYLAITGDSVVLKFEKARSALEDSLNRVEDIVPQVIGVQIAEVLAELRRIEFALDPVEKQIGDEIIALLQQGRNFNSSSNDNNELESFHQAASKLGITSSRAALRERRALKKLIDRARAEEDKRKESIIAYLLHLIRKYSKLFRSELSDDNDSQGSTPCSPTVQGSLDDGIVLGRNGCAFDRQLSKLSSFNFKSNFRRSEQMTVPPEELRCPISLQLMYDPVIIASGQTYERVCIEKWFCDGHNTCPKTQQQLSHLSLTPNYCVKGLVASWCEQNGIPVPDGPPESLDLNYWRLVLSESDSTNSKSLESISSYKCKGVKVVPLNDSGTIVEAEGNEEEEISTQEDDCEGNIFQKYEDYLRILEKEDNLMKKCKVVEQIRHLLKDDEEARIYVGANGFVEALLLFLESAVSAKNVMAQEIGAMALFNLAVNNNRNKELMMASGVLPILQNMIVDADSVGAATALYLNLSCLEEAKSVIGTTEAVAFLIWVLKNENHEQCKLDALHTLYNISSEATNIPHLLSAGIIDALQALITHPSDQAWTEKCIAVLIYLASSNTARDEMVKTPGLIGSLATILDVGEPIEQEQAAACLLILCNASEKCSQMVLQEGVIPSLVSISVNGTVRGKQKAQKLLMFFREQRQRDPPPGPAEPGSQSGESEDAKPLSKTVSRRKASKIWGFWWKNKSVSMYQC, encoded by the exons ATGGATGTTTCTGAGATTGAAGAAAATTTAATCTCCATTGGTGAGCCAAAG TTACATGGCGAGATGTGCAAGAGCCTGTGTATCGTGTATGTGAAGGTGCTTTCCATTTTTCCAGACCTAGAAGCAGCTAGGCCAAGAAGCACATCCGGCATTCAGGCACTATGTGCTCTGCACATTGCACTTGAGAAGACGAAGAATATTCTTCAACACTGTGCAGAGTGCAGTAAACTTTACTTG GCAATAACCGGAGATTCTGTTGTTCTAAAATTCGAGAAGGCAAGATCTGCCCTAGAAGATAGTTTAAATCGGGTTGAAGATATTGTTCCACAAGTTATTGGTGTTCAG ATTGCTGAAGTTTTAGCTGAGCTTAGAAGGATTGAGTTCGCACTTGATCCTGTGGAGAAGCAAATTGGTGATGAGATAATTGCTTTGCTCCAGCAAGGAAGAAACTTCAACAGCAGTTCAAATGACAATAATGAGCTTGAGTCCTTTCACCAAGCTGCTTCTAAATTGGGTATCACCTCTTCGAGAGCTGCTCTTAGGGAGAGGAGGGCTTTAAAGAAGCTCATAGACAGAGCACGTGCTGAGGAAGataaaaggaaagagtcaaTAATCGCTTATCTTCTTCATCTCATAAGGAAGTATTCAAAGTTGTTCAGAAGTGAGCTATCAGATGATAATGATTCACAAGGTTCAACGCCTTGCTCACCTACTGTTCAAGGGTCTTTGGATGATGGTATTGTTCTGGGGCGCAACGGCTGTGCCTTTGACCGACAACTGTCAAAACTCAGttcttttaattttaagtccAATTTCCGGAGATCAGAGCAGATGACAGTCCCTCCTGAAGAGTTAAGGTGTCCGATATCATTGCAACTTATGTACGATCCAGTTATTATAGCTTCTGGGCAAACATATGAAAGGGTTTGCATTGAAAAATGGTTCTGTGATGGGCACAATACTTGCCCTAAAACACAACAGCAGCTCTCTCATCTTTCGTTGACTCCTAATTATTGTGTTAAAGGTTTGGTGGCTAGTTGGTGTGAACAGAATGGAATTCCTGTTCCAGATGGCCCACCAGAGTCCCTTGACCTTAACTATTGGCGTCTAGTGTTATCAGAGAGTGACTCGACAAATTCAAAGTCATTAGAAAGTATCAGTTCATACAAGTGCAAGGGTGTTAAGGTGGTACCTTTAAATGACAGTGGGACCATTGTGGAAGCTGAAGGAAATGAAGAGGAAGAGATCTCTACACAGGAGGATGATTGTGAAGGTAATATCTTTCAGAAATACGAGGATTATCTGAGAATTTTGGAGAAGGAGGATAATTTGATGAAGAAATGCAAAGTGGTAGAGCAAATAAGACACTTGCTAAAAGATGACGAAGAAGCCAGGATTTATGTGGGGGCTAATGGTTTTGTCGAAGCATTGCTGCTCTTTTTGGAGTCTGCTGTCTCTGCCAAGAATGTGATGGCTCAGGAAATTGGGGCAATGGCTCTATTCAACCTTGCTGTAAACAATAACAG AAACAAAGAATTGATGATGGCATCAGGAGTACTTCCAATACTACAGAACATGATTGTTGACGCTGATTCTGTTGGAGCAGCCACAGCTCTTTACCTGAATCTTTCGTGCCTCGAGGAAGCCAAGTCCGTTATAGGAACTACAGAGGCTGTCGCTTTCTTGATCTGGGTTCTTAAGAATGAAAATCACGAGCAATGCAAACTTGATGCTCTCCACACACTCTATAACATTTCGAGTGAAGCCACGAATATTCCTCACCTCCTGTCAGCTGGCATCATTGATGCCCTCCAAGCTCTCATCACACACCCGAGCGACCAAGCTTGGACCGAGAAATGCATCGCGGTGCTAATATATCTGGCCTCAAGCAACACCGCAAGAGATGAAATGGTGAAGACCCCGGGGCTGATTGGTTCCCTTGCCACCATCTTGGACGTTGGCGAGCCCATCGAACAAGAACAAGCCGCGGCTTGTCTTTTGATATTGTGCAATGCAAGCGAGAAGTGCAGTCAGATGGTCCTTCAAGAAGGGGTGATACCTTCGCTGGTGTCCATTTCAGTGAATGGGACTGTGAGAGGGAAACAGAAAGCGCAGAAGCTTCTAATGTTTTTCCGCGAGCAGAGGCAACGAGATCCGCCGCCTGGTCCTGCAGAGCCGGGGTCTCAGAGTGGAGAGTCCGAAGACGCAAAGCCATTGTCAAAGACGGTTTCGAGGAGAAAAGCCAGTAAGATCTGGGGTTTCTGGTGGAAGAACAAGAGTGTCTCCATGTACCAATGTTAG